One window from the genome of Desulfomonilia bacterium encodes:
- a CDS encoding glycosyltransferase, whose product MKKLIIQIPAYNEAETLPEVLDDLPRQLEGIESIQVIVIDDGSTDNTAQVALEHGADFV is encoded by the coding sequence CATCCAAATCCCTGCTTATAACGAAGCCGAGACCCTGCCGGAGGTATTGGATGATCTCCCACGGCAGTTGGAAGGTATCGAGAGCATTCAAGTTATTGTAATTGATGACGGCTCGACTGATAACACTGCACAAGTGGCGCTGGAACACGGCGCCGATTTCGT